From Salvia splendens isolate huo1 chromosome 3, SspV2, whole genome shotgun sequence, a single genomic window includes:
- the LOC121796642 gene encoding uncharacterized protein LOC121796642, producing the protein MEDDENNIFSDSQNFNPSQNFNHSQNVNHSQDYFPSFDDFPNSEQFQSSFQNQHSSQAISQTKSAVNTPHGWSEQEDMALMSAWCFVSTNAIVGTNQTSNHLWQNVGAYKKAHDRATSGQSKEDIEKATQQLYGKSKFTHHMVFEEVMRLNPKWELKLNSTGSTRFQPDEDSLEESRGSSKRSRTSEEGGPQIDSTPESRSSTLQRPIGRDQAKAKAKRKGKEVATPSYTIPNDFTAALREMRVTRERECDIQERKLKAASDIQERNIKAAILTPLMARRDLTLEEEDLKRNLIAELFGK; encoded by the exons ATGGAGGATGATGAGAATAATATATTCTCCGATTCCCAAAACTTCAACCCTTCCCAAAACTTCAACCATTCCCAAAATGTTAACCATTCTCAAGATTATTTCCCTAGCTTTGATGATTTTCCGAATTCTGagcaatttcaaagttcatttcAAAATCAACATTCAAGTCAAGCCATATCACAAACCAAGAGTGCTGTAAATACCCCACATGGTTGGAGTGAGCAAGAAGACATGGCATTAATGTCTGCTTGGTGTTTCGTGAGCACGAATGCAATTGTTGGCACCAACCAAACTAGTAACCATCTATGGCAAAAT GTTGGTGCATACAAAAAAGCGCATGATCGAGCTACGAGTGGCCAGTCTAAAGAGGACATTGAGAAAGCCACTCAACAACTGTATGGTAAGAGCAAATTTACTCACCATATGGTGTTTGAGGAGGTGATGAGACTCAATCCCAAGtgggaattgaaattgaatagcACTGGTTCAACGCGTTTCCAGCCAGATGAAGATAGTCTTGAAGAAAGTCGTGGGAGCTCAAAAAGGTCGAGGACTAGTGAGGAAGGAGGACCTCAAATCGACTCCACTCCTGAGAGTCGTTCTTCAACATTGCAACGTCCTATTGGAAGAGATCAAGCTAAGGCTAAGGCTAAAAGAAAAGGCAAAGAAGTTGCAACACCATCATATACAATTCCTAATGATTTCACTGCAGCACTGCGTGAAATGAGAGTCACACGTGAAAGGGAATGTGATATTCAGGAACGGAAGCTCAAAGCAGCTAGTGATATTCAGGAACGGAATATCAAGGCAGCTATCCTTACTCCTCTGATGGCTAGGAGGGACTTAACTCTAGAAGAAGAAGATCTGAAACGCAATCTCATTGCAGAATTGTTTGGAAAGTGA
- the LOC121796640 gene encoding uncharacterized protein LOC121796640, producing the protein MDRYFKKLSSVDSSSVEPSLLQPQELSNEDKSKVDLENLPSDPGERPDIMSYPPNLIEQVRRAYLLKVATASVERAFSAMKIIKTSLRNSMGDQLLNDCLVPYIEKDVFVKVTNETIMQRFQKKNRRQML; encoded by the exons ATGGATCGTTATTTCAAGAAACTTTCTTCTGTtgattcttcatcagttgaaccttcacttcttcaacctcaagaattatcgaatgaagataaaagtaaggttgatttagagaatcttCCAAGTGATCCAGGAGAACGACCTGATATAATGAGTTATCCACCAAATTTAATAGAACAAGTTCGCAGAGCTTACTTACTTAAAG TTGCCACTGCATCAGTAGAAAGAGCATTTTCAGCAATGAAGATCATCAAGACTTCTCTACGTAATAGCATGGGAGACCAACTATTGAATGATTGCTTAGTTCCTTACATCGAAAAGGATGTGTTTGTTAAAGTTACCAATGAAACTATTATGCAGCGGTTTCAGAAGAAGAATAGAAGACaaatgttatga
- the LOC121797228 gene encoding eukaryotic translation initiation factor 3 subunit E-like, producing the protein MASKYDLTPRIAPNLDRHLVFPLLEFLQERGLYPEEDILKAKIELLNHTNMVDYAMDIHKSLYHSDDVPQDMIDRRAEVVGRLKALEDGAAPLIGFLQNPNAVQELRADKQYNLQMLNDRYQIGPEQIDALYDYAKFQFECGNYSGAADYLYQYRALCTNSDKSLSALWGKLAAEVLMQNWDIALEELNRLKEIIDSKNFSSPLNQVQSRIWLMHWSLFIFFNHDNGRTQIIDLFNQDKYLNAIQTNAPHLLRYLATAFIVNKRRRPQFKEFIKVIQQEQYSHEDPITEFLACIYVNYDFDGAQKKMKECEEVILNDPFLGKRIEEGNFTTVPLRDEFLENARLFIFETYCCIHQRIDMGVLADKLNLNYEEAERWIVNLIRTSKLEAKIDSKLGTIIMEPSYTNVYEQLIDHTKALSTRTYKIVHQLLENAPGQTAR; encoded by the exons ATGGCGTCGAAGTATGACCTGACGCCGCGGATAGCGCCTAATCTGGACAGGCATCTGGTGTTCCCATTGCTCGAGTTCTTGCAGGAGAGAGGGTTGTATCCTGAGGAAGATATTTTAAAGGCGAAGATTGAGCTGCTCAACCACACTAATATGGTTGATTACGCCATGGATATTCACAAATCCCTCTACCACTCGGACGATGTTCCCCAGG ACATGATTGATAGGAGAGCTGAGGTGGTGGGCAGGCTGAAGGCTTTGGAGGATGGGGCTGCTCCTTTGATTGGCTTCCTGCAGAATCCAAATGCAGTTCAGGAATTAAGGGCTGACAAACAGTACAATCTCCAGATGCTTAATGACCGCTATCAG ATTGGTCCAGAGCAGATTGATGCATTGTATGACTATGCCAAGTTCCAATTTGAATGTGGAAACTACTCCGGTGCTGCTGATTATCTGTATCAGTACAGAGCCTTGTGCACCAACAGTGACAAGAGTTTGAGTGCATTGTGGGGAAAATTGGCAGCAGAGGTTCTGATGCAAAATTGGGATATTGCACTGGAGGAGCTTAACCGTTTGAAGGAAATAATTGACTCTAAG AATTTCTCTTCCCCACTGAATCAAGTCCAAAGTAGAATATGGTTAATGCACTGGAGTctattcatcttcttcaaccatGATAATGGAAGAACACagattattgatttgtttaatcAAGACAA GTATCTTAATGCCATTCAAACAAATGCTCCACACCTTTTACGGTACCTGGCCACTGCCTTCATTGTGAACAAAAGGAGAAGGCCACAATTTAAGGAATTTATAAAGGTTATCCAGCAGGAGCAGTACTCTCACGAAGATCCCATTACAGAGTTCCTTGCTTGCATCTATGTCAACTATGACTTTGATGGAGCTCAGAAGAAGATGAAAGAGTGTGAAGAA GTTATATTGAATGACCCATTTCTTGGAAAAAGAATTGAAGAGGGAAATTTTACAACTGTGCCTCTGAGAGATGAATTTCTAGAAAATGCTCGCCTTTTCATCTTTGAGACCTACTGCTGCATTCATCAGCGCATCGATATGGG AGTGCTCGCCGATAAGCTGAATTTGAATTATGAGGAGGCTGAAAGATGGATAGTTAATCTTATTAGGACTTCGAAGCTAGAGGCTAAGATTGACTCAAAGCTGGGAACCATTATAATGGAACCCAGTTATACCAATGT GTATGAGCAGCTCATTGACCACACTAAAGCTCTCTCGACCCGTACCTATAAAATAGTTCACCAGCTTCTGGAAAATGCTCCTGGACAGACAGCCCGGTAG
- the LOC121793926 gene encoding alpha carbonic anhydrase 4-like, with protein MSRIRSSSALYIAFLLLLFSLYVSVIADESEVEDERPFTYTPGAMKGPGKWADLNPKWKACANGRLQSPIDLADERVEVMPKLGTLKRKYKPAPALIKNRGHDIEIVWQGDAGGAILNGTEYNLLQCHWHTPSEHTLNGKRYELEIHMVHNNSLGHLAVIGVTYKLGRPDPFLAKLLETIKASDHDGNHLGVVDPWEIKFGSRKYYRYIGSLTVPPCTEGVLWTILKKVRTVSREQVKALRDAVHDGYERNARPTQSSDLEVYMYRPAS; from the exons ATGAGCCGCATTCGTTCTTCTTCCGCTCTCTACATTGCgtttctcctcctcctcttctcccTTTATGTATCCGTCATTGCCGATGAAAGTGAAGTTG AGGATGAAAGGCCATTTACATACACCCCAGGTGCTATGAAAGGGCCAGGGAAGTGGGCTGATCTCAATCCGAAATGGAAGGCCTGTGCAAACGGGAGACTTCAATCTCCAATTGATCTTGCCGACGAGAGAGTTGAGGTCATGCCTAAACTAGGCACTTTGAAAAGGAAATACAAGCCAGCTCCCGCTCTAATAAAGAATCGGGGCCATGATATTGAG ATTGTATGGCAAGGAGATGCAGGGGGTGCTATACTAAATGGAACGGAATACAACCTACTACAGTGCCATTGGCACACTCCTAGTGAACACACTTTGAATGGGAAAAG ATATGAATTGGAGATTCATATGGTTCACAACAACTCCCTTGGTCACCTTGCTGTGATTGGTGTCACATACAAGCTGGGACGTCCTGATCCCTTCCTGGCTAAG CTTCTAGAGACCATCAAAGCATCAGACCATGATGGGAATCATTTGGGGGTGGTTGATCCTTGGGAGATCAAGTTCGGGAGCAGAAAGTACTACAGATacatcggctctctcactgttCCCCCCTGCACAGAAGGGGTTCTCTGGACAATACTAAAGAAG GTGAGGACTGTTTCAAGGGAGCAAGTGAAAGCATTAAGGGATGCTGTCCACGAT GGATATGAGAGGAATGCAAGGCCAACACAGAGCTCAGATCTAGAGGTGTACATGTATCGTCCGgctagttaa
- the LOC121794621 gene encoding uncharacterized protein LOC121794621 — MSSSFNFEAFDLLEDNEWEEKIVEQNQQLDQLIEDIAIWPTTLPSPPATQTARAKRRYIERKREEGHATIFEQYFAEDPIYPPEFFRTRYRMRKPLFKKIMNKLIDTDNFFVQKRDDTGRLGMSAIQKCTAAMRMLAYGAAADLHDEYLRMSAQLIRKSLIKFVEGVISNFGDEYLRKPNEEDLARLLHIGEQRGFPGMLGSIDCMHWEWKNCPTSWAGQYAGRSGSPTIILEAVASQDLWIWHAFFGTPGSRNDINVLDQSPVFDDILEGRAPKVNYIVNGHEKNMGYYLTDGIYPQWAVFVKSIPGPQTMKHKLFAQHQESARKDVERAFGVLQARFAFIKCPCLIWDRDIMGKIMIACIILHNMIVEDERSTYSNYCDPAEFIQDRLGQSSRGNEDGDANNDFIYYTNRIASLASYMKNKAQLQNREGHKALLNDLVEHIWAKFGNCN; from the coding sequence ATGTCATCAAGTTTTAATTTTGAAGCTTTCGATCTGCTTGAAGACAATGAATGGGAAGAAAAAATTGTTGAACAAAATCAGCAATTAGATCAACTAATCGAGGATATAGCTATTTGGCCAACAACCTTGCCTTCACCACCTGCAACCCAGACGGCTAGAGCTAAAAGGAGATACATTGAAAGGAAACGCGAAGAGGGTCATGCTACTATTTTCGAGCAGTACTTTGCTGAAGATCCAATCTATCCTCCAGAATTTTTTCGAACAAGGTATCGCATGCGAAAACCTTTgttcaaaaaaataatgaataagcTCATCGACACCGACAACTTTTTTGTGCAAAAGCGTGATGATACTGGTCGACTTGGTATGTCTGCAATTCAGAAATGTACAGCAGCGATGAGGATGTTGGCCTACGGGGCAGCAGCCGACTTGCACGATGAATATTTGAGAATGAGCGCACAACTCATTCGCAAATCTCTCATCAAGTTCGTTGAAGGTGTAATTTCTAACTTCGGCGATGAGTACTTGCGAAAGCCCAACGAAGAAGACTTGGCAAGACTTCTGCATATTGGAGAACAACGTGGGTTTCCAGGCATGTTGGGTAgtattgactgcatgcattgggaatggaagaattgtcccaCTTCATGGGCTGGACAATATGCCGGAAGAAGCGGGAGTCCGACAATCATCTTGGAAGCAGTAGCATCTCAAGatctgtggatatggcatgcctTTTTTGGAACTCCAGGTTCGAGAAATGATATTAACGTGCTTGATCAATCTCCTGTTTTTGATGATATTTTGGAAGGTCGAGCACCGAAGGTCAATTACATAGTAAATGGTCACGAAAAAAATATGGGATATTATCTCACAGATGGCATATATCCTCAATGGGCGGTATTTGTCAAATCTATCCCAGGTCCACAAACGATGAAGCACAAGTTGTTTGCTCAACATCAAGAGTCCGCGCGAaaagatgttgagcgagcttttggtgtcttGCAAGCTCGTTTTGCTTTTATCAAATGTCCATGTCTTATTTGGGATCGTGATATTATGGGGAAAATAATGATTGcttgcataatcttgcacaatatgatagtgGAAGACGAAAGAAGCACGTATTCGAACTACTGTGATCCAGCAGAATTTATTCAAGATCGACTTGGACAAAGTAGTCGTGGGAATGAAGATGGAGATGCGAATAATGATTTCATATATTATACGAATAGGATTGCGAGTCTAGCTTCTTACATGAAAAATAAAGCCCAGCTTCAAAATAGAGAAGGTCATAAAGCTCTGCTAAACGATTTGGTAGAGCATATATGGGCAAAATTCGGCAATTGCAATTGA
- the LOC121796641 gene encoding uncharacterized protein LOC121796641 — protein sequence MRRPLFLRIVNAVVARDSYFMQSIDAAGRQSISILHKCISTLRQLAYGMTTDMFDEYLHVTEQTGRDCLARFSRAVVKAFKDTYLRKPTTNDVRKLVNMHEQTHGFPRMLGNIDYGIYPRWSAFVKTITCPTTDRRALFAQKQEAARKDVERAFESSKHGGLW from the exons atgcggaggcctttgttcCTGCGCATCGTCAATGCAGTTGTTGCTCGTGACTCGTATTTCATGCAAAGCATCGATGCTGCCGGGCGGCAAAGTATATCGATTTTGCATAAATGCATATCCACCCTACGCCAACTCGCTTACGGAATGACTACAGATATGTTTGATGAGTACCTCCATGTGACCGAGCAAACTGGACGCGATTGCCTAGCTAGATTCTCCCGGGCAGTTGTCaaagcattcaaggatacatacttgagaaagccaacgaccaACGATGTTCGCAAGTTGGTGAACATGCACGAGCAGACCCACGGCTTCCCGAGGATGTTGGGCaacatcgact aTGGGATTTACCCTCGATGGTCTGCGTTCGTGAAGACCATCACATGTCCGACAACGGATAGGAGGGCATTGTTTGCCCAAAAgcaagaggcggctcggaaagatgtgGAGCGTGCATTCGAgtcctccaagcacggtgggctatGGTGA